The following proteins are co-located in the Hydractinia symbiolongicarpus strain clone_291-10 chromosome 7, HSymV2.1, whole genome shotgun sequence genome:
- the LOC130649147 gene encoding 40S ribosomal protein S2-like, which translates to MADAGSAGERGRGRGGFGRGRGGRGRGRGRGRGRGKAEEKVWTPVTKLGRLVKDGKIKTLEQIYLYSLPIKEFEIIDYFLPPSVLKDEVLKIMPVQKQTRAGQRTRFKAFVAIGDQNGHVGLGVKCSKEVATAIRGAIIQAKLSIIPVRRGYWGNKIGDVHTVPCKVTGKCGSVTVRLIPAPRGTGIVAAGVSKKLLQMAGIQDCYTCSCGTTATVGNFAMATYLAIARTYSYLTPDMWAETQFSKTPYQEYTDYLAKNHAPGGKPAPAAVTA; encoded by the exons ATGGCAGACGCAGGATCAGCCGGTGAACGTGGTAGAGGTCGTGGTGGTTTTGGTAGAGGCAGGGGTGGCCGAGGAAGAGGACGTGGTCGTGGCCGAGGAAGAGGTAAAGCAGAAGAAAAAGTATGGACACCAGTCACCAAACTTGGTCGTCTTGTCAAGGATGGCAAAATCAAGACATTGGAGCAGATATACTTGTATTCATTACCAATCAAAGAGTTTGAAATAATTGATTATTTCCTTCCCCCAAGTGTATTGAAGGACGAGGTCTTAAAAATCATGCCTGTCCAAAAACAAACCAGAGCTGGTCAACGTACTCGTTTCAAGGCTTTTGTTGCAATTGGTGACCAAAATGGACATGTTGGACTTGGTGTTAAGTGCTCTAAAGAAGTTGCCACTGCAATTAGAGGTGCCATAATCCAAGCTAAGCTGTCAATTATCCCTGTCAGAAGAGGATATTGGGGTAACAAAATTGGTGATGTGCACACAGTGCCATGCAAG GTGACTGGGAAATGTGGATCCGTTACAGTGCGTCTTATTCCAGCTCCTCGTGGAACTGGCATTGTTGCTGCTGGTGTATCCAAAAAATTACTCCAGATGGCTGGTATTCAGGATTGTTACACTTGCTCGTGTGGTACCACAGCTACTGTTGGTAACTTTG ctatGGCAACATATCTTGCTATTGCTCGTACATATTCTTACTTGACTCCAGACATGTGGGCCGAAACTCAATTCTCCAAGACACCATATCAAGAATATACTGATTACTTGGCTAAGAACCATGCTCCAGGTGGCAAACCAGCACCGGCAGCTGTCACGGCTTAA
- the LOC130649146 gene encoding Golgi to ER traffic protein 4 homolog, producing MATPAPTRTTSKAKLEKIQQKFKNSVENGKFYEASQMSKTLFYRYKSLKQYDVAETILYESILTLLQHEQIESAFELARLLVSLYRESKQEITSEPVDKLIKIISCSKPSQTRKDFIQESLNWTVPLHKHGHPSIHLIVANKYWEEKNYQCARQHFIYTSEGSQCAAFLIEYHVVAGFPGEIDLFVTQAVLQYLCLQNILTANTIFTGYTLKHPGIQRKTRPYKQPLLNFIAFLLLIVEKGNLEQYTILCEQYQLSINRDPTYPLYLDKIGQLFFGLPPPKKDKSGIQGMIGDLMDSLLGGGNTSDAPDIAMDIISDDVD from the exons ATGGCGACCCCGGCACCGACGAGGACGACGAGCAAagcaaaattagaaaaaattcaacaaaaatttaagaattctGTTGAAAATGGAAAATTCTATGAGGCTAGTCAAATgtctaaaactttattttatag ATATAAATCGTTAAAGCAGTATGATGTAGCAGAAACAATACTTTATGAAAGTATTCTTACATTACTCCAACATGAACAG ATTGAGAGTGCTTTTGAGCTTGCACGATTGTTGGTGTCATTATATAGGGAATCAAAACAAGAGATTACGTCTGAACCTGTTG ataaattaataaaaattatatcgtGTTCGAAACCCTCACAAACAAGAAAAGACTTTATACAAGAATCGTTGAA CTGGACTGTGCCACTACATAAACATGGACATCCAAGTATTCATCTTATAGTTGCAAATAAGTATTGGGAAG AGAAAAACTACCAATGTGCACGGCAACATTTTATATACACTTCTGAAGGCTCACAGTGCGCAGCATTTCTAATCGAATATCATGTTGTGGCAGGCTTCCCTGGTGAAATCGATTTGTTTGTCACACAAGCTGTTCTTCA ATACCTATGTCTTCAAAATATCCTGACAGCGAATACAATATTTACTGGCTACACTTTGAAGCATCCTGGAATACAACGAAAAACACGACCATATAAACAGCCACTACTGAACTTCATCGCATTCCTTTTGTTGATTGTTGAGAA GGGTAACCTAGAACAATATACAATACTATGTGAACAATACCAACTGTCAATTAACCGAGATCCAACATATCCACTG TATTTGGACAAAATTGGACAGCTATTTTTTGGCTTGCCACCACCGAAAAAAGACAAATCTGGTATACAAGGAATGATAG gtgaTCTTATGGATTCGTTATTAGGGGGAGGCAACACAAGTGACGCTCCCGACATTGCTATGGATATTATTTCAGACGACGTGGATTAG
- the LOC130648475 gene encoding insulin receptor substrate 1-B-like — translation MVAQTGFATLISRFIFFLASFIVLLISSLVIGRINYHGHIDWLLLTMEVLHEGHLERCIHVSDTKKDWKKAYFVYKKHTRAGSKTLEFFKDSNWKRQEPKGVINLFAGYNVQIVDGSKKKFRFELTTVEKTYELYASSEGERQKWVDLLHDGLIVKTFNVVLIQSPPNAYSFIRDIHGSSQLQISESSVSLISTGAQSLTWKFSTIRRYKSHNGAFVLEVGRKAQTGEGEFKFDTVNPAELFDVLDKAVKDRSKAKGVSDTTPLKALPSALESRKPLAPPMQPSASIVRRPSDKAPTVPPPPPPDKNEYSHIHSTSQKSPTNQPTDNGDYHKLFAHDRLVKHRNSEPTISTRVDKSKQVNSSISPVEESDELYMDMSASNEELQRGETQAAPSPKPRPNPPPRVRPNDFGSPLAKPLTKIPLSKTKSTPSDENTYDTPLSPNRSQSTKVMAKTEYDHLFNQKHVVSDQSDYSHLSRNTGSSCTNVSSDFRQPAASPVTDDNFYDSPKSAIPAIQPSPKKTPVKPARSAPMAPSHTNFKDSRKGYSPVTPGGNVILKLTRNNSIADSQPVYDSPSRQVDAEQEIEGYNKVGDIIPGEYHRSTDADGYVRVPSDSLDDESGGIYQVPRGEKSG, via the exons ATGGTAGCACAAACAG gttTTGCAACTTTAATTTCGCGATTTATCTTTTTTCTTGCCTCGTTTATAGTTTTGCT AATCAGCTCGCTTGTAATTGGTAGGATAAATTATCACGGTCATATTGATTGGTTGTTATTAACAATGGAAGTTCTTCACGAAGGTCATCTTGAAAGATGTATTCATGTCTCCGATACAAAAAAAGATTGGAAGAAAGCTtactttgtttataaaaaacatacgAGGGCTGGTAGCAAAACATTGGAGTTTTTCAAAGACAGTAACTGGAAGCGGCAAGAACCGAAAGGCGTGATCAATTTATTCGCCGGTTACAACGTGCAGATCGTTGATGGTTCAAAAAAGAAATTTCGCTTCGAGCTCACTACTGTGGAGAAGACTTATGAACTTTATGCCTCGTCTGAAGGTGAGCGACAGAAGTGGGTCGATCTCCTCCACGATGGCTTGATAGTAAAAACCTTTAACGTTGTTTTGATACAAAGTCCACCAAACGCTTATTCCTTTATTCGCGATATTCATGGTTCGTCTCAACTACAGATAAGCGAGTCTTCCGTTTCTTTGATATCGACTGGAGCACAGAGTCTTACATGGAAATTCTCCACCATACGCAGATATAAGTCACACAATGGTGCTTTTGTGTTAGAAGTCGGCAGAAAAGCTCAAACGGGGGAAGGAGAATTTAAGTTTGATACTGTCAACCCAGCAGAGTTATTTGATGTGCTCGACAAAGCTGTCAAAGATCGTAGTAAAGCGAAAGGTGTCAGTGATACAACCCCACTCAAGGCACTGCCATCGGCTCTTGAGAGCAGGAAGCCTCTTGCTCCTCCTATGCAACCGTCTGCTTCCATCGTACGTAGACCTTCAGATAAAGCTCCAACAGTTCCGCCACCTCCTCCGCCTGATAAGAACGAATACAGCCACATTCACTCAACAAGTCAGAAATCGCCGACCAATCAGCCTACTGATAACGGCGATTATCATAAATTATTTGCCCATGACAGGTTGGTAAAACATAGAAATTCGGAACCTACGATATCCACACGTGTTGACAAGTCAAAGCAAGTAAATAGTTCTATTTCCCCTGTGGAGGAGAGCGATGAATTGTATATGGATATGTCTGCTTCTAATGAGGAGCTTCAACGTGGTGAAACGCAAGCAGCGCCCAGTCCAAAGCCGCGTCCAAACCCTCCTCCCCGTGTCAGACCAAATGATTTCGGTAGCCCGTTGGCCAAGCCTCTAACGAAAATTCCGCTTTCAAAAACCAAATCCACACCCAGCGACGAAAACACATACGATACGCCGTTATCTCCCAACCGAAGTCAGAGCACGAAAGTAATGGCGAAAACTGAATACGATCATCTGTTCAATCAAAAGCACGTTGTTTCCGATCAATCTGATTATAGTCATTTAAGTCGAAATACGGGAAGTAGTTGTACTAATGTTTCATCCGATTTCAGGCAACCAGCAGCTTCTCCGGTGACAGATGATAATTTTTATGATTCACCCAAATCCGCCATACCTGCCATTCAGCCTTCACCAAAAAAGACACCGGTAAAACCGGCACGATCCGCCCCGATGGCGCCATCACATACGAATTTTAAAGACAGTCGGAAAGGTTACTCGCCTGTTACACCGGGAGGTAACGTTATCTTGAAATTAACTCGAAATAATAGCATTGCTGACAGTCAACCGGTATACGATTCACCTTCACGTCAAGTTGACGCCGAACAAGAAATCGAGGGATATAATAAAGTCGGGGATATAATCCCTGGAGAGTACCATCGTTCGACAGACGCAGACGGGTATGTTCGTGTACCAAGCGATTCGCTTGATGATGAATCAGGGGGGATATATCAAGttccacgcggtgaaaaatcaggATGA